The Saccopteryx leptura isolate mSacLep1 chromosome 2, mSacLep1_pri_phased_curated, whole genome shotgun sequence genome has a window encoding:
- the GBGT1 gene encoding globoside alpha-1,3-N-acetylgalactosaminyltransferase 1 isoform X2 produces MKLQYRGEKPFQPVTRSRYPQPMLLEQRPTELLTLTPWLAPIVSEGTFDRELLQHIYQPRNLTVGLTVFAVGRYTRFVQQFLESAERFFMRGYRVCYYVFTDDPAVIPRLPLGPDRLLSVIPIRKPSRWEEISLRRMETISQHIAQRAHWEVDYLFCVHVDMVFRNPWGPETLGDLVAAIHPGYYTVPRQQFPYERRHVSTAFVADGQGDFYYGGAVFGGRVDKVYQFTRGCHMAILADKANGIMAARQEESHMNCRFISHKPSKVLSPEYLWDDRKPRPPGLKLVRFSTVDKDSNWLRS; encoded by the exons ATGAAGCTGCAGTACAGGGGGGAGAAGCCGTTCCAGCCCGTGACGCG GTCACGGTACCCTCAGCCCATGCTGCTGGAGCAGAG GCCCACGGAGCTGCTGACGCTTACGCCCTGGTTGGCGCCCATCGTCTCCGAGGGAACCTTCGACCGGGAGCTCCTGCAGCACATCTACCAGCCGCGGAACCTGACCGTGGGGCTCACGGTGTTCGCTGTGGGGAG GTACACCCGCTTCGTCCAGCAATTCCTGGAGTCGGCCGAGCGGTTCTTCATGCGCGGCTACCGGGTGTGCTACTACGTCTTCACCGATGACCCTGCGGTCATTCCCCGGCTGCCCCTGGGCCCTGACCGCCTCCTCAGCGTCATCCCCATCCGGAAGCCCTCCCGCTGGGAGGAGATCTCCCTGCGCCGGATGGAGACCATCAGCCAGCACATTGCCCAGAGGGCGCACTGGGAGGTGGACTACCTCTTCTGTGTCCATGTGGACATGGTGTTCCGGAACCCCTGGGGCCCTGAGACCCTGGGAGACCTGGTGGCTGCCATCCACCCGGGCTACTACACTGTACCCCGCCAGCAGTTCCCCTACGAACGCAGGCATGTGTCCACCGCTTTTGTGGCAGACGGCCAGGGGGACTTCTATTATGGCGGGGCGGTCTTTGGGGGGCGGGTGGACAAGGTGTACCAGTTTACTAGGGGCTGCCACATGGCCATCCTGGCGGACAAGGCCAATGGCATCATGGCAGCCCGGCAGGAGGAGAGCCACATGAACTGCCGCTTCATCTCACACAAGCCCTCCAAAGTGCTGTCCCCCGAGTACCTCTGGGATGACAGGAAGCCCCGGCCACCTGGTCTGAAGCTGGTCCGCTTTTCTACTGTGGACAAGGACAGCAACTGGCTGCGGAGCTGA